A genome region from Magnolia sinica isolate HGM2019 chromosome 8, MsV1, whole genome shotgun sequence includes the following:
- the LOC131252927 gene encoding uncharacterized protein LOC131252927 isoform X4 translates to MLRVLGFERQWVKSHFYPSLFSLFFVCVSQFALAMVPRLYPTFSLFSILSISALVLVASALFGRCCRRILQVSASAPALVIFNILFLWGVYIALIREGFPSLKDVAVNAEFTVLLIGLHSILSGDPGFISYDDSCLDRLNQSAVSNVSSRSEDEELSSSGMEFEQLAVNMGAPSLKRVRYCNSCKAHVKGFDHHCPAFGNCIGQKNHHLFMVLLIGFVIAEVSYIGCSTQFIAKSRNMHKTGSEVVFLAWHIYCICFNIKTDEWINWRKYPEFQLVVPGQPFAELRFKNPYDKGILGNLKDFLELKE, encoded by the exons ATGCTGCGAGTGTTAGGGTTTGAGAGGCAATGGGTGAAATCCCATTTTTacccttctcttttctcccttTTCTTCGTTTGTGTTTCTCAATTCGCCCTAGCCATGGTTCCTCGCCTCTATcctactttctctcttttctccatCCTCTCCATttcag CTCTAGTTCTAGTAGCTTCTGCTCTTTTTGGTCGATGCTGCCGAAGGATTCTACAAGTATCTGCATCAGCACCAGCTCTTGTCATCTTCAATATCTTGTTTCTTTGGGGAGTTTATATTGCACTGATTCGAGAAG GTTTTCCTTCTCTAAAGGATGTTGCAGTCAATGCAGAGTTTACTGTTCTTCTGATCGGCCTTCATAG TATTCTTTCTGGGGATCCTGGTTTCATCTCGTATGATGATTCTTGTTTGGACAGACTCAACCAAAGTGCAGTTTCCAATGTTAGTTCTCGTTCTGAG GATGAAGAACTTTCATCAAGTGGCATGGAGTTTGAACAGCTGGCTGTAAACATG GGTGCACCTTCCCTCAAGAGGGTGAGATATTGTAACAGCTGTAAGGCACATGTAAAGGGGTTTGACCACCACTGTCCTGCTTTTGGGAACTGTATAG GTCAGAAAAATCATCATTTATTCATGGTTCTTCTGATTGGATTTGTCATTGCTGAGGTTTCCTACATAGGGTGCTCAACTCAGT TTATTGCGAAATCACGGAACATGCACAAAACTGGCTCAGAG GTGGTTTTCCTGGCGTGGCATATTTATTGCATCTGTTTCAACATCAAAACTGATGAGTGG ATAAACTGGAGGAAATATCCAGAGTTCCAGCTTGTCGTTCCAG
- the LOC131252927 gene encoding uncharacterized protein LOC131252927 isoform X1: protein MLRVLGFERQWVKSHFYPSLFSLFFVCVSQFALAMVPRLYPTFSLFSILSISALVLVASALFGRCCRRILQVSASAPALVIFNILFLWGVYIALIREGFPSLKDVAVNAEFTVLLIGLHSILSGDPGFISYDDSCLDRLNQSAVSNVSSRSEDEELSSSGMEFEQLAVNMGAPSLKRVRYCNSCKAHVKGFDHHCPAFGNCIGQKNHHLFMVLLIGFVIAEVSYIGCSTQFIAKSRNMHKTGSESSLSGNLAIGTMLFCLLQVLWQVVFLAWHIYCICFNIKTDEWINWRKYPEFQLVVPGQPFAELRFKNPYDKGILGNLKDFLELKE, encoded by the exons ATGCTGCGAGTGTTAGGGTTTGAGAGGCAATGGGTGAAATCCCATTTTTacccttctcttttctcccttTTCTTCGTTTGTGTTTCTCAATTCGCCCTAGCCATGGTTCCTCGCCTCTATcctactttctctcttttctccatCCTCTCCATttcag CTCTAGTTCTAGTAGCTTCTGCTCTTTTTGGTCGATGCTGCCGAAGGATTCTACAAGTATCTGCATCAGCACCAGCTCTTGTCATCTTCAATATCTTGTTTCTTTGGGGAGTTTATATTGCACTGATTCGAGAAG GTTTTCCTTCTCTAAAGGATGTTGCAGTCAATGCAGAGTTTACTGTTCTTCTGATCGGCCTTCATAG TATTCTTTCTGGGGATCCTGGTTTCATCTCGTATGATGATTCTTGTTTGGACAGACTCAACCAAAGTGCAGTTTCCAATGTTAGTTCTCGTTCTGAG GATGAAGAACTTTCATCAAGTGGCATGGAGTTTGAACAGCTGGCTGTAAACATG GGTGCACCTTCCCTCAAGAGGGTGAGATATTGTAACAGCTGTAAGGCACATGTAAAGGGGTTTGACCACCACTGTCCTGCTTTTGGGAACTGTATAG GTCAGAAAAATCATCATTTATTCATGGTTCTTCTGATTGGATTTGTCATTGCTGAGGTTTCCTACATAGGGTGCTCAACTCAGT TTATTGCGAAATCACGGAACATGCACAAAACTGGCTCAGAG AGCAGTCTCTCTGGCAACTTGGCTATCGGCACAATGCTTTTTTGCCTTCTCCAAGTGCTATGGCAG GTGGTTTTCCTGGCGTGGCATATTTATTGCATCTGTTTCAACATCAAAACTGATGAGTGG ATAAACTGGAGGAAATATCCAGAGTTCCAGCTTGTCGTTCCAG
- the LOC131252927 gene encoding uncharacterized protein LOC131252927 isoform X3 has product MLRVLGFERQWVKSHFYPSLFSLFFVCVSQFALAMVPRLYPTFSLFSILSISALVLVASALFGRCCRRILQVSASAPALVIFNILFLWGVYIALIREGFPSLKDVAVNAEFTVLLIGLHSILSGDPGFISYDDSCLDRLNQSAVSNDEELSSSGMEFEQLAVNMGAPSLKRVRYCNSCKAHVKGFDHHCPAFGNCIGQKNHHLFMVLLIGFVIAEVSYIGCSTQFIAKSRNMHKTGSESSLSGNLAIGTMLFCLLQVLWQVVFLAWHIYCICFNIKTDEWINWRKYPEFQLVVPGQPFAELRFKNPYDKGILGNLKDFLELKE; this is encoded by the exons ATGCTGCGAGTGTTAGGGTTTGAGAGGCAATGGGTGAAATCCCATTTTTacccttctcttttctcccttTTCTTCGTTTGTGTTTCTCAATTCGCCCTAGCCATGGTTCCTCGCCTCTATcctactttctctcttttctccatCCTCTCCATttcag CTCTAGTTCTAGTAGCTTCTGCTCTTTTTGGTCGATGCTGCCGAAGGATTCTACAAGTATCTGCATCAGCACCAGCTCTTGTCATCTTCAATATCTTGTTTCTTTGGGGAGTTTATATTGCACTGATTCGAGAAG GTTTTCCTTCTCTAAAGGATGTTGCAGTCAATGCAGAGTTTACTGTTCTTCTGATCGGCCTTCATAG TATTCTTTCTGGGGATCCTGGTTTCATCTCGTATGATGATTCTTGTTTGGACAGACTCAACCAAAGTGCAGTTTCCAAT GATGAAGAACTTTCATCAAGTGGCATGGAGTTTGAACAGCTGGCTGTAAACATG GGTGCACCTTCCCTCAAGAGGGTGAGATATTGTAACAGCTGTAAGGCACATGTAAAGGGGTTTGACCACCACTGTCCTGCTTTTGGGAACTGTATAG GTCAGAAAAATCATCATTTATTCATGGTTCTTCTGATTGGATTTGTCATTGCTGAGGTTTCCTACATAGGGTGCTCAACTCAGT TTATTGCGAAATCACGGAACATGCACAAAACTGGCTCAGAG AGCAGTCTCTCTGGCAACTTGGCTATCGGCACAATGCTTTTTTGCCTTCTCCAAGTGCTATGGCAG GTGGTTTTCCTGGCGTGGCATATTTATTGCATCTGTTTCAACATCAAAACTGATGAGTGG ATAAACTGGAGGAAATATCCAGAGTTCCAGCTTGTCGTTCCAG
- the LOC131252927 gene encoding uncharacterized protein LOC131252927 isoform X2 produces MLRVLGFERQWVKSHFYPSLFSLFFVCVSQFALAMVPRLYPTFSLFSILSISALVLVASALFGRCCRRILQVSASAPALVIFNILFLWGVYIALIREGFPSLKDVAVNAEFTVLLIGLHSILSGDPGFISYDDSCLDRLNQSAVSNVSSRSEDEELSSSGMEFEQLAVNMGAPSLKRVRYCNSCKAHVKGFDHHCPAFGNCQKNHHLFMVLLIGFVIAEVSYIGCSTQFIAKSRNMHKTGSESSLSGNLAIGTMLFCLLQVLWQVVFLAWHIYCICFNIKTDEWINWRKYPEFQLVVPGQPFAELRFKNPYDKGILGNLKDFLELKE; encoded by the exons ATGCTGCGAGTGTTAGGGTTTGAGAGGCAATGGGTGAAATCCCATTTTTacccttctcttttctcccttTTCTTCGTTTGTGTTTCTCAATTCGCCCTAGCCATGGTTCCTCGCCTCTATcctactttctctcttttctccatCCTCTCCATttcag CTCTAGTTCTAGTAGCTTCTGCTCTTTTTGGTCGATGCTGCCGAAGGATTCTACAAGTATCTGCATCAGCACCAGCTCTTGTCATCTTCAATATCTTGTTTCTTTGGGGAGTTTATATTGCACTGATTCGAGAAG GTTTTCCTTCTCTAAAGGATGTTGCAGTCAATGCAGAGTTTACTGTTCTTCTGATCGGCCTTCATAG TATTCTTTCTGGGGATCCTGGTTTCATCTCGTATGATGATTCTTGTTTGGACAGACTCAACCAAAGTGCAGTTTCCAATGTTAGTTCTCGTTCTGAG GATGAAGAACTTTCATCAAGTGGCATGGAGTTTGAACAGCTGGCTGTAAACATG GGTGCACCTTCCCTCAAGAGGGTGAGATATTGTAACAGCTGTAAGGCACATGTAAAGGGGTTTGACCACCACTGTCCTGCTTTTGGGAACT GTCAGAAAAATCATCATTTATTCATGGTTCTTCTGATTGGATTTGTCATTGCTGAGGTTTCCTACATAGGGTGCTCAACTCAGT TTATTGCGAAATCACGGAACATGCACAAAACTGGCTCAGAG AGCAGTCTCTCTGGCAACTTGGCTATCGGCACAATGCTTTTTTGCCTTCTCCAAGTGCTATGGCAG GTGGTTTTCCTGGCGTGGCATATTTATTGCATCTGTTTCAACATCAAAACTGATGAGTGG ATAAACTGGAGGAAATATCCAGAGTTCCAGCTTGTCGTTCCAG